From Mesomycoplasma dispar, a single genomic window includes:
- a CDS encoding DNA cytosine methyltransferase, whose translation MKKIIDLFAGAGGFSAGFEMAEYKTVFALEKDEWAAQTYQQNHKNTLVSTVDIRKFSDLEVKNLLKKYEKIEGIIAEPPCQSFSYAEKNKELRWTWQNLFTLC comes from the coding sequence ATGAAAAAGATTATCGATTTGTTTGCTGGTGCTGGCGGATTTAGCGCTGGCTTTGAAATGGCAGAGTATAAAACTGTTTTTGCGCTTGAAAAAGATGAATGAGCCGCACAAACTTACCAACAAAATCATAAAAACACTCTCGTTTCAACGGTTGATATTCGTAAATTTAGTGATTTAGAAGTTAAAAACCTACTTAAAAAATATGAGAAAATCGAAGGAATAATTGCCGAACCGCCTTGTCAAAGTTTTAGTTATGCTGAAAAAAACAAGGAATTAAGATGAACGTGGCAAAATCTTTTTACATTATGCTAA
- a CDS encoding MATE family efflux transporter gives MTLSVRRFFPDSAEKWKKFAKIVIPVILATLFISINNFIDNFMVSQISGGITSVGMANVWTGIIFSFIISINTIGSIIFSQYWGKKQTLLAKQVNNIRYILSISTVLIFAILSWVIPEEMLKVVQRDKSSNILEKDVFEDAKSYLFIIAFSWILFAYIVTSSGILREIGVMKVSLLFTLMTLISNVSLNLVLIPQMGVAGSALATVISRLITAILMHLYQFFFQKEIRLAILKIFKIEKKIWSQYFKRLFGMYLVIFSSLIISARAILWSQSLPPGSIGFDDGSGFYKYWGIGFLTVSGIIITIANILFTTFASVQTSVSIVVGQNLGQNKIEEAKKNAAMLKGFLLIVSIVMSILAFVIVVVITKTNLITKGVEIQVEKGIKDYFSKNNLSINQEIIQKQQSLAIDFYLTQIFRISLLILLLNPIWVQINSSLNIIQAGGRANFASLWDFFLGISQFSWQIITVFVFLPLLKDVNTKLFISMTIFYASDIAKWIIYEILYLKTNWAINLTLEKTAKNLP, from the coding sequence ATGACACTTTCAGTCCGACGTTTTTTTCCTGATTCGGCTGAAAAGTGAAAAAAATTCGCAAAAATTGTAATACCTGTTATTTTAGCAACTCTTTTTATATCCATAAACAATTTTATTGATAATTTTATGGTTTCACAAATTAGCGGTGGAATTACCTCCGTTGGAATGGCCAATGTTTGAACTGGAATAATTTTTTCTTTTATTATTTCAATTAACACAATTGGTTCGATAATTTTTAGTCAATATTGAGGGAAAAAGCAGACTTTGCTGGCAAAACAAGTTAACAATATTCGCTATATTTTATCGATTTCGACTGTTTTAATTTTTGCAATTCTTTCTTGAGTTATCCCAGAAGAAATGCTAAAAGTGGTTCAAAGGGATAAAAGTTCAAATATTTTGGAGAAAGATGTCTTCGAAGATGCAAAAAGTTACCTGTTTATCATTGCTTTTTCGTGAATTTTGTTCGCTTATATTGTTACATCATCGGGAATTTTACGTGAAATTGGTGTAATGAAAGTCTCACTTTTGTTTACCTTAATGACGTTAATTTCAAATGTGAGTCTAAATTTAGTCTTAATTCCACAAATGGGAGTTGCTGGTTCAGCGCTTGCAACTGTGATTTCTCGTCTGATCACGGCAATTTTAATGCATTTATACCAATTTTTTTTCCAAAAAGAAATCAGATTAGCAATACTAAAAATCTTTAAAATTGAAAAAAAGATTTGGAGTCAGTATTTTAAACGTCTTTTTGGAATGTATTTGGTAATTTTTTCCTCGCTAATTATTTCAGCGCGTGCGATTTTATGATCACAAAGTTTACCTCCAGGATCAATTGGTTTCGATGATGGATCTGGTTTTTATAAATATTGAGGAATCGGATTCTTAACTGTTTCGGGAATTATTATCACAATTGCTAATATTTTATTCACAACTTTTGCCTCAGTTCAGACAAGTGTTTCAATTGTTGTTGGGCAAAATTTAGGTCAAAACAAAATTGAAGAAGCAAAAAAAAACGCTGCAATGTTAAAGGGGTTTTTGCTAATTGTCTCAATTGTTATGTCAATTTTAGCTTTTGTTATAGTTGTTGTTATCACCAAAACCAACTTGATAACAAAAGGTGTGGAAATTCAGGTCGAAAAAGGAATAAAAGACTATTTTTCAAAGAATAATTTGTCCATAAACCAAGAAATTATTCAAAAACAGCAAAGTTTAGCAATTGACTTTTATTTGACGCAGATTTTTCGAATTTCACTCTTAATTCTTTTATTAAACCCAATTTGAGTTCAAATTAATTCATCGCTAAACATAATTCAGGCGGGGGGACGGGCTAATTTTGCGAGTTTATGAGACTTTTTTCTTGGGATTTCTCAATTTTCTTGACAAATTATTACAGTTTTTGTATTTTTACCGTTATTAAAAGATGTAAACACTAAACTTTTCATTTCGATGACGATTTTTTATGCATCTGATATTGCAAAATGAATAATTTATGAAATTTTGTATTTAAAAACTAACTGGGCAATCAATTTAA
- a CDS encoding BC85_0335 family putative methyltransferase: protein MAIWRIILLITGIIALLITFVSFFWTMYKKRKLIQKYSFNLENEDSTALMTLGNQISDLKSEIWLIESLEFVINKINKENFKKNLFLESDGLVACLSQKNIENSQNMVSINYLDENRINENAEKLNISGLNFVSFYEPFFDFILISVKIEPKSILEFLEILKTDGVLIWKYTKKHRQSILKFLKSKKIVFDEYFYYDFLIITKK from the coding sequence ATGGCAATTTGAAGAATAATTTTATTAATAACGGGAATTATCGCCCTTTTAATTACTTTTGTTTCATTTTTTTGAACAATGTACAAAAAACGAAAATTAATTCAGAAATACAGTTTTAATCTAGAAAACGAAGATTCAACAGCATTAATGACTCTTGGCAACCAAATTTCTGATTTAAAAAGTGAAATCTGATTAATTGAAAGTCTTGAATTTGTCATAAATAAAATAAATAAGGAAAACTTTAAAAAAAATCTTTTTCTTGAATCTGATGGTTTGGTTGCTTGTCTTTCGCAAAAAAATATCGAAAACTCGCAAAATATGGTCTCAATTAATTATCTTGATGAAAATAGGATTAATGAAAATGCTGAAAAATTAAATATAAGCGGGCTTAATTTTGTCAGTTTTTATGAACCTTTTTTTGATTTTATTTTAATTTCGGTTAAAATTGAACCAAAAAGTATTTTAGAATTTCTAGAAATACTTAAAACTGACGGTGTTTTAATTTGAAAATATACAAAAAAACACCGTCAGTCAATTTTAAAATTTTTAAAATCAAAAAAAATTGTTTTTGATGAATATTTTTATTATGATTTTTTAATAATTACAAAAAAATAA
- a CDS encoding P97 family adhesin codes for MAKNKNTFIGAATAIVGVAVFATTIGLVTRIRYTGENPRAELENLVSRVKNVAFKSDVFDNSTTYKQIKATLFDENGKLLPNIDLNKFISFYTTYNSKIRRFDVTFTPNKPFFEFVNLIPNDEDQSFELQFRAKHQLDNNYTAYSTILSKKITFAQRSQFALADFNANLEKITESFKENIQNLRKKDLTRNFASENSLIISQKIPSLTRVEDFASDINKSGTQEEAIERISQYFPDFQKIIYELNDDKNNSLPFRKGKIFNFSLERHSGTNDFIALDSNSVPSFLVKAELTNDAKFELKGLNIQEVQMLEKVNLVPASESGKNKEKEVETPKTGEQTEGESSTSTTTEGEKTKKTDSKSPSVSTKSPTYFADIEEILNKISLRKLEFKDFKVTSKSVDDSSSAAATAPAAAAASTLGSQTEIPTLIQVSSTNFQQQQPQQQQEESQTQEQQQQESQAQEQQSQPSQTEETSKKEDLTKYLEVSTQKVNDFLAGFNKKIYRSLKEKSKAFVDKINSDLLIKPISLDFGEFSPYFKDRQTDGVDYFLDVANAKTKDGSDGKEILEIPVTINLYSGFFGDSNNKILKSKKTTFEVPFFKKADASTQNGQADDNLDKTRKEFYTVDSLPTKSSEPVTVAVNAATTSSPQTSQPKKITVSSSTGYISKAELEALIGGTSSETDGKTTKESNAEEIKKVIGNPFQYAYNFDANEGMLKAWVGKQNFPTLKDFADFKENNSIASEYKVKSLKSDKFFVNDFDVAAFYAHLAQMDPAQVLEYLLEIAKALNLVDKSTKLSAKDIRDGNVFNSAAGIKLNVTEENPVYALGFNNQFLGFDNRGWISNLFLPKEVAKKFTQNQDDDAIFEELNKYSSVELQTGAGGSGSAVGGKGGSGTSDSSLYGDLQKKASEIKEKLKTTNSSILKATTNENGSGSAGSAVGGKGGSGVASSDPTSIETEIKKFFTDKTQEFRNLKDVLLAFYFKAKELNNFSAWSKLGDDLDYKIVFEKQNDSTGSSGSDSTTEHIPNGLEAYKLTYHYEVFDVKTKDVKYKTPKIELSLWLNKNASNSKEKEELNKAVLTIPPSFSLVYLGQDDFDKINKKDSSDSETSHHFDKTEHFKKIQAKVQEHNKDLKVSVISEDEDRFNPKRYKIVNLQVEKTGTQESQPSNKSVLYFQVRVVLDETIKNSSATSSVTTSPSN; via the coding sequence ATGGCAAAGAACAAAAATACTTTCATAGGAGCAGCGACGGCGATTGTTGGTGTTGCAGTTTTTGCAACAACCATCGGACTCGTAACCCGTATTCGTTATACAGGCGAGAATCCTCGTGCCGAACTAGAAAATCTAGTCTCTCGTGTTAAAAATGTTGCTTTTAAATCTGACGTTTTTGATAACTCTACTACTTATAAGCAAATAAAAGCGACACTTTTTGACGAAAACGGGAAGTTGTTACCTAACATCGATTTAAATAAATTTATCTCTTTTTACACAACATATAATTCTAAAATTCGTAGATTTGACGTTACTTTTACACCAAATAAGCCTTTTTTTGAATTTGTTAACTTAATTCCAAACGATGAAGACCAAAGTTTTGAACTTCAATTCCGGGCAAAACACCAACTTGATAATAATTACACTGCTTATTCAACAATTTTAAGCAAAAAAATTACTTTTGCACAGCGTTCTCAATTTGCGCTTGCTGATTTTAACGCAAATTTAGAAAAAATCACTGAAAGTTTTAAAGAAAACATTCAAAATTTACGTAAAAAAGATTTGACTAGAAATTTTGCCAGTGAAAATAGTTTGATAATTTCCCAAAAAATTCCTTCACTTACAAGAGTCGAAGATTTTGCTAGTGATATTAATAAATCCGGAACTCAAGAAGAAGCGATTGAGCGAATTTCCCAATATTTTCCTGATTTTCAAAAGATTATTTACGAATTAAACGATGATAAAAATAACAGTTTACCTTTCAGAAAAGGTAAAATTTTTAACTTTAGTTTAGAAAGACATTCCGGAACTAACGATTTTATTGCTCTTGATTCAAATTCAGTACCAAGTTTTTTAGTTAAGGCCGAACTTACAAACGATGCAAAATTTGAACTTAAAGGACTAAACATCCAAGAAGTTCAAATGTTAGAAAAAGTTAATTTAGTTCCGGCATCCGAAAGTGGGAAAAATAAAGAAAAAGAGGTAGAAACTCCAAAAACTGGAGAACAAACTGAAGGGGAAAGTTCAACTTCTACAACTACAGAAGGGGAAAAAACTAAGAAAACTGATAGTAAAAGTCCATCTGTTAGCACGAAATCACCGACTTATTTTGCCGATATTGAGGAAATTTTAAACAAAATCAGTCTTCGAAAACTAGAGTTTAAAGATTTTAAAGTTACATCAAAAAGTGTTGATGATTCATCATCTGCAGCTGCTACTGCTCCTGCCGCAGCCGCAGCTTCTACTTTAGGTAGTCAAACAGAAATTCCTACATTAATTCAAGTATCTTCTACAAATTTTCAACAGCAACAACCTCAACAACAACAGGAAGAATCACAAACTCAAGAACAACAACAGCAAGAATCGCAAGCACAAGAACAACAATCCCAACCTTCTCAAACCGAAGAAACGTCCAAAAAAGAAGATTTGACCAAATATTTAGAAGTTTCTACGCAAAAAGTCAATGATTTTCTTGCTGGATTTAACAAAAAAATCTACCGTTCCTTAAAAGAAAAATCAAAAGCCTTTGTAGATAAAATTAACTCTGATTTGCTAATTAAACCGATTTCATTGGATTTTGGAGAATTTAGCCCTTATTTTAAAGACCGTCAAACTGATGGAGTCGACTATTTTTTGGATGTTGCTAACGCCAAAACCAAAGATGGTTCTGATGGTAAAGAAATTCTTGAAATTCCGGTAACTATTAACCTTTATTCTGGGTTTTTTGGGGATTCAAATAATAAAATTCTCAAATCAAAAAAGACAACTTTTGAAGTTCCTTTTTTCAAAAAAGCAGACGCTTCAACACAAAACGGACAAGCTGATGACAATTTAGACAAAACTCGTAAAGAATTTTATACAGTTGACAGTTTGCCTACAAAATCTTCAGAACCTGTTACTGTCGCGGTTAACGCGGCCACAACATCTTCACCCCAAACTTCTCAACCCAAAAAAATCACAGTTTCTTCTTCGACTGGATACATTTCCAAAGCTGAACTTGAAGCTTTAATCGGTGGAACTAGTTCCGAAACCGACGGTAAAACTACGAAAGAATCAAATGCTGAAGAAATCAAAAAAGTTATTGGAAACCCTTTCCAATATGCTTATAATTTTGATGCAAATGAAGGAATGTTAAAAGCTTGAGTTGGAAAGCAAAACTTTCCCACTTTAAAAGATTTTGCCGATTTCAAAGAAAATAACTCAATTGCTTCTGAATACAAAGTTAAGTCTTTAAAATCTGATAAGTTTTTTGTTAATGATTTTGATGTTGCTGCATTTTATGCACATTTAGCACAAATGGATCCAGCGCAAGTTTTAGAATATCTACTTGAAATTGCAAAAGCACTTAATTTAGTAGATAAATCCACTAAATTAAGTGCTAAAGATATTAGAGATGGTAATGTCTTTAATTCTGCAGCAGGTATTAAACTTAATGTAACAGAAGAAAATCCAGTTTATGCACTTGGTTTCAACAATCAATTTTTAGGATTTGATAATCGAGGTTGAATTTCCAATCTGTTTTTACCAAAAGAAGTTGCTAAAAAATTCACTCAAAATCAAGATGATGATGCAATTTTTGAAGAGTTGAATAAATATTCTTCTGTCGAATTACAAACTGGTGCAGGTGGTTCTGGTTCTGCCGTTGGCGGAAAAGGCGGAAGTGGAACTTCTGATAGTTCGCTTTATGGAGACTTGCAGAAAAAAGCTAGTGAAATTAAAGAAAAATTAAAAACCACAAATTCATCGATACTAAAAGCAACAACAAATGAAAATGGTTCTGGTTCTGCTGGTTCTGCCGTTGGCGGAAAAGGCGGTTCAGGAGTTGCTTCTTCTGATCCAACTTCAATTGAAACAGAAATCAAGAAATTCTTTACCGATAAAACTCAAGAATTCAGAAATTTAAAGGATGTTTTATTAGCTTTTTATTTTAAAGCAAAAGAATTAAACAATTTTAGTGCTTGATCAAAACTTGGCGATGATTTAGATTATAAAATTGTTTTTGAAAAACAAAATGATTCTACAGGTTCAAGTGGTTCTGATTCAACTACCGAACACATTCCTAACGGACTTGAAGCATACAAATTAACTTATCATTACGAAGTTTTTGATGTTAAAACTAAGGATGTTAAATATAAAACCCCAAAAATTGAATTAAGTTTGTGGTTGAACAAAAACGCTTCAAATTCCAAGGAAAAAGAAGAACTTAACAAAGCAGTTTTAACTATTCCGCCTTCATTTTCGTTAGTTTATCT
- the greA gene encoding transcription elongation factor GreA yields MKKAINDEILLTQQKLDEIKKELEHLVNVERANVIQEIKDARSQGDLSENAEYDVAREKQGIIESKIRELETIIAKAKIIETNSGSSRVSIGSKVTLENLESGEIQTFQIVSSIDADPFKNKISYFSPIAQVLLGQHKGDEVEVDVNEKYSVKILEVIND; encoded by the coding sequence ATGAAAAAAGCAATCAACGATGAAATTCTTCTAACCCAACAAAAACTTGATGAAATTAAAAAAGAACTCGAACATTTAGTCAATGTTGAACGCGCTAACGTCATCCAAGAAATCAAAGACGCTCGCTCACAAGGCGATCTTTCCGAAAATGCTGAATACGATGTTGCTCGTGAAAAACAAGGAATAATTGAATCAAAAATCCGCGAATTAGAAACTATTATTGCAAAAGCAAAAATAATTGAGACAAATTCTGGCTCAAGCAGAGTTTCTATTGGCTCAAAAGTAACCCTTGAAAATCTTGAAAGTGGCGAAATTCAAACTTTTCAAATCGTCAGTTCAATCGATGCTGATCCTTTTAAGAATAAAATTTCCTATTTTTCCCCGATCGCACAAGTACTTTTAGGTCAACACAAAGGTGATGAAGTCGAAGTTGATGTTAACGAAAAATACTCGGTGAAAATTTTGGAAGTAATTAACGACTAA